Proteins from one Microtus pennsylvanicus isolate mMicPen1 chromosome 7, mMicPen1.hap1, whole genome shotgun sequence genomic window:
- the Cttnbp2nl gene encoding CTTNBP2 N-terminal-like protein, producing MNLEKLSKPELLTLFSILEGELEARDLVIEALKAQHRDTFIEERYGKYNISDPLMALQRDFETLKEKNDSEKQPVCTNPLSILKVVMKQCKNMQERMLSQLAAAESRHRKVILDLEEERQRHAQDTAEGDDVTYMLEKERERLTQQLEFEKSQVKKFEKEQKKLSSQLEEERSRHKQLSSMLVLECKKATSKAAEEGQKAGELSLKLEKERSRASKLEEELAAERKRGLQTEAQVEKQLSEFDIEREQLRAKLNREVNRTRALKDEVEDLKKLVRDLEAAQQRSGTSEQCRGPATASRGTATEPPLLVSAFCQTESVQLERSHGSILTKLTDAALPGPTTPTYSYAKVNGHCDPEIQTTRDLTSGSSTENQGPPREKSVVSAQEKPVENGGCPVGAETPVTMPSHLPSSGSSLSPSSTASSSLTSSPCSSPVLTKRLLGSSVSSPGYQSSYQVGINQRFHAARHKFQSQADQDQQASGLQSPPSRDLSPTLLDNSAAKQLARNTVTQVLSRFTSQGPIKPVSPSSSPFGTDYRNLASTANPRGDASHSPTPGKVSSPLSPLSPGIKSPTIPRAERGNPPPIPPKKPGLTPSQSAATPVTKPHSQASSLTTTEDLASNCSPNAVVANGKDVEILVPTSS from the exons GCCCAACACAGAGATACTTTCATTGAAGAACGCTATGGAAAATATAACATCAGTGACCCTCTAATGGCTCTTCAGAGAGATTTTGAAACACTAAAGGAAAAGAATGATAGTGAGAAGCAGCCAGTGTGCACAAACCCCCTCTCTATCCTTAAGGTGGTGATGAAGCAATGCAAGAACATGCAGGAGCGCATGCTGTCCCAGCTGGCTGCTGCTGAGAGCAGGCACCGAAAG GTGATCCTTGACCttgaagaagagaggcagaggcacgcacAGGACACCGCAGAAGGAGATGATGTCACCTacatgctggagaaggagagggagaggctgACGCAGCAG ttgGAATTCGAAAAGTCCCAAGtgaaaaaatttgaaaaagaacagaaaaagctGTCCAGTCAGTTGGAAGAGGAGCGCTCCCGCCACAAGCAGCTCTCGTCCATGCTGGTGCTGGAGTGCAAGAAGGCCACCAGCAAGGCGGCTGAGGAGGGGCAGAAGGCCGGAGAGCTGAGCCTGAaactggagaaggagaggagcCGGGCGAGTAAGCTGGAGGAAGAACTGGCAGCTGAGAGGAAACGGGGCCTGCAGACGGAGGCCCAGGTGGAGAAGCAGTTGTCTGAGTTCGATATCGAGAGGGAGCAGTTGAGAGCCAAACTGAATCGAGAGGTGAACCGGACCAGAGCCCTGAAGGACGAGGTTGAAGACTTGAAGAAGCTTGTGAGGGACCTGGAGGCCGCCCAGCAGCGCAGTGGCACCAGTGAGCAGTGCAGAGGGCCAGCGACCGCATCCAGGGGCACAGCCACAGAGCCCCCGCTGCTAGTGTCAGCGTTCTGCCAAACAGAGAGTGTTCAGCTGGAGAGAAGCCACGGGAGCATCCTAACCAAGCTGACAGACGCTGCTCTTCCTGGCCCCACCACTCCTACTTACTCCTACGCAAAAGTCAATGGCCACTGTGACCCGGAAATACAAACTACCAGGGACTTGACCTCAGGCAGCAGCACAGAAAACCAAGGACCTCCGCGAGAGAAATCTGTGGTCTCAGCCCAGGAGAAGCCGGTGGAGAATGGCGGGTGTCCTGTGGGAGCTGAGACTCCAGTCACAATGCCGAGTCACCTCCCTTCCAGTGGCAGCTCACTGTCTCCCAGCAGCACCGCCTCCTCCTCTCTGACCTCCTCTCCCTGCTCTTCGCCAGTTCTAACTAAGCGTCTCTTGGGGTCGTCGGTCAGCAGCCCCGGCTACCAGTCTTCCTACCAAGTAGGAATCAACCAGCGGTTCCACGCAGCTCGGCACAAGTTTCAGTCCCAAGCAGACCAAGATCAGCAGGCCAGTGGTCTGCAGAGCCCTCCGTCCAGGGACCTGTCCCCTACCCTTTTAGACAACTCTGCTGCCAAGCAGCTGGCCCGGAACACGGTCACACAGGTGCTGTCCAGATTCACTAGCCAGGGGCCCATCAAGCCAGTCTCTCCCAGCAGCTCTCCCTTTGGTACAGACTACCGGAACTTGGCCAGCACTGCCAACCCAAGAGGTGACGCTAGCCATTCGCCTACTCCAGGGAAAGTGTCCAGTCCTCTGAGCCCCTTGTCTCCAGGAATCAAGTCCCCAACCATCCCCAGAGCCGAGAGAGGAAACCCTCCACCAATCCCACCCAAAAAGCCTGGCCTCACCCCATCCCAGTCTGCCGCCACTCCCGTGACCAAACCTCATTCCCAGGCGTCCTCCCTGACCACCACAGAAGACCTCGCCAGCAACTGTTCTCCCAATGCCGTGGTGGCCAACGGCAAGGACGTTGAGATACTTGTGCCTACCAGCAGCTAG